A genomic segment from Alphaproteobacteria bacterium encodes:
- a CDS encoding efflux RND transporter periplasmic adaptor subunit: protein MKLLGNKYESKLGPKPLSIMGICLLAFVMGYFVFHSFISFSPSSSKKIQYWIDAMEPQIHYDHPGKSRMNMELVPVYEEAKQGTQKVDQSTITISPAVINSLGVRTAMVEEGPLIPTIRAFGTIKSDEDNVVHIHSYVEGWVQKLYAKESQKLVEKDEPLFAIYSRDLRLAQKEYLLQSKGNNEADEKHTLSKLRSLGVSEKQIAELEKTKQDNPLVTVYAPKR, encoded by the coding sequence ATGAAACTACTTGGAAATAAATACGAATCTAAGCTTGGACCAAAACCTCTATCAATAATGGGAATTTGTCTGCTCGCATTTGTGATGGGCTACTTTGTCTTCCACAGCTTCATTTCTTTTTCTCCCTCCTCTTCCAAGAAAATTCAATATTGGATTGATGCCATGGAGCCTCAAATTCATTATGATCATCCCGGAAAATCCCGCATGAACATGGAGCTTGTACCCGTTTATGAAGAAGCGAAACAAGGCACTCAGAAGGTAGACCAATCAACAATCACCATCTCCCCCGCGGTTATTAACAGCTTGGGCGTCAGAACGGCTATGGTGGAAGAAGGACCGTTAATTCCTACAATTCGGGCATTTGGGACGATTAAATCAGATGAAGATAACGTCGTCCATATTCATTCTTATGTAGAGGGGTGGGTGCAAAAACTCTATGCCAAAGAGTCTCAGAAACTGGTCGAAAAAGACGAACCCCTATTTGCAATATATTCTCGTGATCTGAGGTTGGCTCAGAAAGAGTATTTACTTCAATCAAAGGGAAACAACGAAGCAGATGAAAAACACACTCTGAGTAAATTAAGGTCTTTAGGCGTTTCTGAAAAACAAATTGCGGAACTTGAAAAAACAAAACAAGACAACCCATTAGTAACCGTTTATGCGCCCAAAAGA
- the modA gene encoding molybdate ABC transporter substrate-binding protein: MKSLYYTGQILLAIILSFNSWTISAKTTEDPAVSTVSVAAASDLKFALDELIIAFQKQNPKIVIKVSYASSGTLFAQLTHKAPFDIFLSADKSYPEKLLEQGLAVKGSEFIYAIGRIVIWVKQGSGLDVQKQQINIFKDPKIQKIAIANPKHAPYGRVAKQALEHYKIYDQLSSKLVFGENIAQTAQFVESGSADIGIISFSLAGASPMKEQGVYWEIPQGAYTPLEQQGVVLEWAKEKKAVFIWKSFLLSDAARDIFTRHHFNLPKK, encoded by the coding sequence TTGAAATCACTTTATTATACCGGCCAAATTTTATTGGCGATTATTCTGAGTTTTAACTCATGGACAATATCGGCTAAAACTACTGAAGACCCAGCCGTTTCAACGGTATCAGTAGCGGCTGCCTCGGATTTGAAATTTGCTTTAGACGAACTGATTATAGCTTTTCAGAAGCAAAATCCAAAAATTGTAATTAAAGTTTCCTATGCTTCATCGGGTACTCTTTTTGCTCAGCTAACACACAAAGCGCCCTTTGATATTTTTCTCTCGGCCGACAAGTCGTATCCAGAAAAATTACTTGAACAGGGTTTGGCAGTAAAAGGATCAGAATTTATCTATGCTATTGGACGCATCGTCATATGGGTTAAGCAAGGCTCGGGCCTTGATGTGCAAAAGCAACAGATCAATATCTTTAAAGATCCTAAGATTCAAAAAATAGCAATCGCAAACCCAAAACATGCCCCCTATGGCCGAGTAGCTAAACAGGCTTTAGAGCACTACAAAATTTATGACCAACTTTCTTCAAAGCTCGTATTTGGGGAGAATATTGCTCAAACAGCACAATTTGTAGAGTCTGGTTCAGCTGACATCGGAATCATATCGTTTTCATTAGCTGGAGCCTCTCCTATGAAAGAACAAGGCGTCTATTGGGAGATACCTCAAGGTGCCTATACACCATTAGAACAACAAGGTGTTGTTTTAGAATGGGCAAAAGAGAAGAAGGCCGTATTCATTTGGAAAAGTTTTTTGCTCTCTGATGCTGCACGAGATATCTTTACACGCCATCACTTCAATTTGCCGAAGAAATAA
- the modB gene encoding molybdate ABC transporter permease subunit: MEWETLKLTAKLAFFTTIILIIIGFPLAYWLATCRKRWKIIVEAMVALPLILPPTVLGYYLLVCMSPNSWIGRGLISITGQKVAFSFTGILIASVLYNLPFMMQPLMSVLSRLDKRLLEASWCLGQSKLKTMFRIVIPLCGAGIINAMVLTFSHTVGEFGVVLMIGGNIPEITRTLSISVYDNVQSMDYAAANQISLFLITFAFITLLITYTLQRRLLSQGSTLHA; encoded by the coding sequence ATGGAGTGGGAAACTCTCAAATTAACAGCTAAATTAGCCTTTTTTACGACGATTATTCTGATCATTATAGGCTTTCCCCTAGCTTATTGGTTAGCAACATGCCGCAAGCGTTGGAAGATCATTGTTGAAGCAATGGTTGCGTTACCTCTCATTCTACCTCCTACTGTTTTGGGGTATTATCTATTAGTATGTATGAGTCCTAACAGTTGGATAGGAAGGGGTCTTATTTCAATTACAGGACAAAAAGTAGCCTTTTCCTTCACTGGAATATTAATCGCTTCTGTTCTGTACAACCTTCCCTTCATGATGCAACCTTTGATGTCAGTTTTGTCTCGGCTTGATAAACGTTTATTAGAAGCCTCTTGGTGCCTTGGTCAATCTAAACTCAAGACGATGTTTCGCATTGTCATTCCTTTGTGTGGTGCTGGAATTATTAATGCAATGGTTCTTACCTTCTCACATACGGTCGGCGAATTTGGAGTGGTGCTAATGATTGGAGGGAATATTCCTGAAATTACAAGAACCTTGTCCATTTCAGTTTATGATAATGTCCAATCGATGGATTACGCAGCAGCCAATCAAATTTCTCTATTCCTCATTACATTTGCCTTTATCACCCTGCTGATCACGTATACCTTACAGCGTCGTTTGCTCTCTCAAGGATCAACGCTTCATGCTTAA
- a CDS encoding ABC transporter ATP-binding protein, with protein sequence MLNLNVNIEKNYSKTSQITANINYSNPESSVLVLFGPSGSGKSTILRCIAGLERPSKGEICFNGQTWVDTEKKRYLTPQNRHIGYLFQDYALFPHLTILNNIIYGLGSVPRKQQYERAKSIMSSMQLEGLEKRFPKELSGGQQQRVALARALVCRPNLLLLDEPLSAIDEPTRDTLRLELKTLLKAVKVPTIVVTHDLKEAVILADEMIICSEGKTIQNGIPLEILARPKTLSAARIVGVDNTLPGTIVGADRNTLAVKIGDTSIMAVGESALHQNVLVCIRPEDINIIYKGGVSNGMSNLLSGSIIHIQEEGSVVRLTLECGFHLQSLMTRSNFIDMSLCLGMRINFSIKETSIHLIPA encoded by the coding sequence ATGCTTAATCTTAATGTGAACATTGAAAAGAATTATTCAAAGACATCACAAATTACAGCTAACATTAACTATTCTAACCCCGAGTCGTCAGTCCTCGTCCTCTTCGGACCCTCAGGTAGTGGAAAATCGACCATCTTACGATGCATTGCAGGACTAGAAAGACCATCTAAGGGAGAAATTTGTTTTAATGGTCAGACATGGGTGGATACGGAAAAGAAGAGATATCTTACACCACAAAATCGACATATAGGGTATTTATTCCAGGATTATGCTCTTTTTCCCCATTTAACGATTCTAAATAATATTATTTATGGGCTTGGGAGTGTGCCAAGAAAACAGCAATATGAACGCGCAAAATCTATTATGAGCTCTATGCAGCTCGAGGGATTAGAAAAACGCTTTCCAAAGGAGTTGTCAGGAGGCCAGCAACAGCGGGTAGCGTTAGCCCGGGCTTTAGTTTGTCGCCCAAATCTTTTGTTGTTGGACGAACCTTTATCAGCAATTGACGAGCCCACACGAGATACTTTGCGTCTGGAACTTAAAACGCTCCTCAAAGCCGTTAAGGTTCCAACTATTGTGGTAACTCATGATCTTAAAGAAGCTGTTATCTTGGCAGATGAAATGATCATATGTTCGGAAGGAAAGACTATTCAAAATGGAATCCCACTAGAAATATTAGCACGTCCAAAAACCCTATCCGCAGCAAGGATAGTTGGGGTTGATAATACTCTTCCAGGAACAATAGTGGGCGCTGATAGGAATACGCTGGCCGTCAAAATTGGCGACACATCTATTATGGCCGTTGGAGAATCTGCCCTCCATCAGAATGTATTAGTCTGTATCAGACCCGAAGACATCAACATTATTTATAAAGGGGGTGTAAGTAATGGAATGAGCAATTTATTAAGTGGAAGCATTATCCATATTCAAGAGGAGGGGTCAGTTGTGCGTCTTACCCTCGAATGTGGCTTCCATTTACAATCCTTGATGACGCGTTCTAACTTCATTGATATGAGCCTGTGCTTAGGGATGAGAATCAACTTCTCCATTAAAGAAACCTCTATTCATCTCATCCCAGCTTAA
- the moaCB gene encoding bifunctional molybdenum cofactor biosynthesis protein MoaC/MoaB: MIDIAHKIMTQRRAIAIATVKVSKSETMLAIHNKTVPKGDVLEVSRTAGLFAVKRTADMIPDCHPLPVEYTHIRFELLEQDIIIYCEVKTIYKTGVEVEAMHGASVVALTIYDMLKPIDKGIEISNIKLIEKSGGKSDCKSLQQKLKVKVIVCSDSVHSGKKEDGAGKELMKRLAEFDVEYCVVPDEEELIREQIQNCIKNKFDLVLTTGGTGLSKRDRTPEAVLPLIEREVPGIMEAARNFGQQRTPFAMLSRGIAGFASDTLIITLPGSTNAVKESMDVLFPYVLHLFSIKEGAQH; this comes from the coding sequence ATGATTGATATTGCACACAAAATAATGACTCAACGTCGTGCGATTGCTATTGCAACAGTCAAAGTTAGCAAGAGCGAAACTATGCTTGCCATCCATAACAAAACCGTCCCTAAAGGGGATGTGCTGGAGGTGAGTCGTACAGCCGGTCTTTTTGCTGTTAAACGTACGGCTGACATGATCCCAGATTGTCATCCTTTGCCCGTAGAATATACCCATATTCGATTTGAGCTTTTAGAACAAGATATCATCATTTATTGTGAGGTGAAAACGATTTACAAGACGGGTGTTGAAGTAGAAGCGATGCACGGCGCCTCGGTTGTGGCCCTCACTATTTATGACATGCTTAAACCCATCGATAAAGGAATTGAGATTTCAAATATTAAATTGATAGAAAAATCTGGTGGTAAATCCGATTGCAAATCCTTACAGCAAAAGCTAAAAGTGAAGGTAATTGTTTGCTCAGATAGCGTTCACTCTGGCAAGAAAGAAGATGGTGCAGGTAAAGAATTGATGAAGCGCTTAGCAGAGTTCGATGTTGAATATTGTGTCGTTCCTGATGAAGAAGAGCTCATCCGTGAACAAATCCAAAATTGTATTAAGAATAAATTTGACCTCGTTTTAACTACAGGGGGGACAGGACTCTCTAAAAGAGATCGAACTCCTGAAGCTGTTCTTCCTCTCATTGAACGTGAAGTTCCAGGAATTATGGAAGCAGCGCGTAATTTTGGCCAGCAACGGACGCCTTTTGCCATGCTATCTCGTGGAATTGCAGGCTTTGCTTCAGATACGCTCATCATTACTTTACCAGGCTCTACAAACGCTGTGAAAGAATCTATGGATGTCTTGTTTCCATATGTGTTGCACTTATTCTCAATCAAAGAGGGGGCGCAGCATTGA
- a CDS encoding molybdenum cofactor biosynthesis protein MoaE, which translates to MKVFVEGPIQPSVIAEAITKHQTKTDIGAHDIFLGQVRADSIEGKDVTAIEYTAYAEMAQELLSNIKEEMFSQFSISCLHVTHSLGLVKAGEISLFVFVSAPHRQAAFEACRYLVERIKAEAPIWGREIFEDQGYQWKVNA; encoded by the coding sequence ATGAAAGTATTTGTTGAAGGGCCTATTCAGCCATCAGTAATAGCAGAGGCCATTACAAAGCATCAAACAAAAACAGATATTGGGGCTCATGATATCTTTTTAGGTCAAGTAAGAGCGGATTCCATTGAGGGAAAGGATGTAACAGCCATAGAGTATACAGCCTATGCTGAAATGGCTCAAGAGCTGCTTTCAAACATTAAGGAAGAAATGTTCTCACAGTTTTCCATCTCCTGTTTGCATGTTACCCACAGCTTAGGGTTAGTGAAAGCAGGTGAGATCAGCTTATTTGTTTTTGTGTCTGCCCCCCATAGACAAGCCGCCTTTGAAGCTTGTCGTTACTTGGTCGAGCGGATTAAGGCAGAAGCGCCCATCTGGGGAAGAGAGATTTTTGAAGATCAAGGCTACCAATGGAAGGTCAACGCATGA
- a CDS encoding ThiF family adenylyltransferase translates to MVSSRYDRQICLPELGHEGQRRLSQASVVIVGAGGMGCPVLQYLAAAGVGRLGIVDSDIVEESNLQRQVIYGVQSLGKNKAVEAGDYIKNLNPEVKTELYPYRLTEENASTILSQYDWIIDCSDNFGTRYLLDDCCKTIKKPWIYGAIHRYEGQVSVFNYQGGPSYRELFPYKSTEVIPDCASTGVLGVLPGMTGMLQAAECIKLITGIGDVLSGQLLVFNLLAQEFSRFSFYDLQQNTISPKTLFISAKQLRENQDNYIVVDVRELHEEPPICHSSVYRIPLSELSLRVGEIPTTREVALICQTGYRSQLAAEILAKTDRFNRIYSVQGGVTEYESIC, encoded by the coding sequence ATGGTTTCTAGTAGATACGATCGCCAGATATGCTTACCAGAATTGGGACATGAAGGACAACGCCGTCTTAGCCAAGCTTCTGTTGTCATTGTAGGTGCTGGTGGCATGGGGTGTCCTGTCTTGCAATATCTCGCTGCTGCTGGAGTTGGTCGTTTGGGGATAGTTGACTCGGATATCGTTGAAGAGAGCAACTTACAACGACAGGTGATCTATGGCGTTCAGTCATTGGGCAAAAATAAAGCTGTGGAAGCTGGAGATTATATCAAAAATCTAAATCCCGAGGTTAAAACAGAGCTCTACCCGTATCGGTTGACAGAAGAAAATGCCTCCACAATTTTGAGTCAGTATGACTGGATCATCGATTGTTCCGATAACTTTGGCACCCGCTACCTATTAGATGATTGCTGCAAAACAATAAAAAAGCCCTGGATCTATGGGGCCATTCATCGGTATGAAGGTCAAGTGTCTGTCTTCAATTATCAAGGAGGACCTTCATATCGTGAACTGTTCCCCTATAAGAGTACGGAGGTGATCCCAGATTGCGCAAGTACGGGTGTTTTAGGTGTCTTACCTGGCATGACAGGGATGTTGCAGGCTGCTGAGTGCATAAAATTAATCACAGGGATAGGCGATGTCCTAAGTGGTCAACTTTTGGTATTTAACCTCCTGGCACAAGAATTTAGCCGATTTTCCTTTTATGATCTCCAGCAAAATACCATTTCCCCCAAGACACTCTTTATTTCTGCAAAACAACTTCGAGAAAACCAAGATAACTATATTGTGGTAGATGTTCGTGAACTTCACGAAGAACCACCTATTTGTCATTCTTCTGTCTATCGGATCCCTTTATCTGAGCTTTCTCTTCGTGTAGGTGAAATTCCAACAACAAGAGAAGTCGCCTTAATATGTCAAACAGGTTATCGCAGTCAGTTGGCTGCAGAAATCTTAGCCAAAACAGATCGATTTAATCGTATTTACTCAGTTCAAGGAGGAGTGACAGAATATGAAAGTATTTGTTGA
- a CDS encoding MoaD/ThiS family protein, giving the protein MENNRHIKIQLFGILKERIAPEIMIQEPLQNVKELREFLEATYLPLNKIPYLVAVDRKIASAELPLNSEAEIALLPPFSGG; this is encoded by the coding sequence ATGGAGAATAATAGGCATATAAAAATTCAGCTTTTTGGGATTTTGAAAGAAAGAATTGCTCCGGAGATCATGATCCAGGAACCTCTTCAGAATGTTAAGGAACTACGGGAGTTTCTGGAAGCTACATACTTGCCCTTAAATAAGATTCCCTATCTCGTGGCAGTAGATAGAAAAATCGCAAGCGCAGAATTACCTCTCAATTCAGAAGCAGAAATTGCCCTGCTGCCACCATTCTCTGGAGGATAA
- a CDS encoding molybdopterin molybdotransferase MoeA, whose product MITVGAAKALVKQHLPTPVSIKVPLREAYGLRVASDLYAPLSLPPFVQSSVDGYAIRFQDLKNGVFKLIGEVAAGDHSTLSLEENTTIRIMTGAEVPVGADTVVMQEQANTSSEGVSFNAENLKIGQNVRPVGSDIQKGQLILEKGQILSPAAAGYFSSFGLTEIEVFKKPSVTILTTGNEVTKPGEPLQPGKIYNSNQDLLCAALKEWNSTPIDIAHILDEPELIFQQIQNALHKSDIILISGGVSVGTYDYVVPLLEKAGVTKIFHGVKQKPGKPLFFGTLGSKLIFGLPGNPGSTLTCFYEYVTMALQLKDTFTTALPLKNQFQKKSGLTHFLKGVADEGGVEVLSGQDSYMLHSYAIANCLVCIPEDKEMVNPGELVNVRII is encoded by the coding sequence ATGATTACTGTTGGTGCAGCTAAGGCGTTAGTGAAGCAACATTTGCCGACTCCAGTGTCAATAAAAGTTCCTCTTAGAGAAGCTTATGGATTGAGGGTGGCATCTGATCTTTACGCTCCTTTGTCTCTTCCACCCTTTGTACAATCTTCTGTTGATGGGTATGCTATCCGGTTTCAAGATCTCAAAAATGGAGTTTTTAAGTTAATAGGAGAAGTAGCAGCTGGAGATCACTCCACCCTCTCTCTTGAAGAAAACACCACCATTCGCATCATGACCGGTGCTGAGGTGCCTGTTGGAGCAGATACGGTTGTTATGCAAGAACAAGCAAATACCTCTTCTGAAGGGGTTTCTTTCAACGCTGAAAACCTTAAAATAGGACAGAATGTACGACCCGTAGGATCAGATATTCAAAAAGGTCAGCTTATTCTGGAAAAGGGCCAAATACTGTCACCAGCAGCAGCAGGATACTTTTCAAGCTTTGGATTAACAGAGATTGAGGTATTTAAAAAGCCTTCTGTTACAATTCTTACCACAGGCAACGAAGTAACAAAACCAGGAGAACCGCTTCAACCTGGAAAGATCTATAACTCTAACCAAGACCTTTTGTGTGCGGCTCTCAAAGAGTGGAATTCAACGCCAATTGATATCGCTCATATTTTAGATGAGCCAGAACTCATATTTCAACAAATCCAGAATGCATTGCATAAAAGCGATATAATATTGATCAGTGGTGGCGTCTCCGTTGGCACTTATGATTACGTCGTTCCTCTTCTTGAAAAGGCTGGGGTCACCAAAATATTTCATGGTGTCAAACAAAAGCCTGGAAAACCTCTTTTTTTTGGGACATTAGGGAGCAAATTAATATTTGGTCTGCCTGGAAATCCTGGATCGACCCTGACTTGCTTTTACGAATATGTAACTATGGCTCTGCAATTGAAGGATACATTCACTACCGCCCTTCCTTTGAAAAATCAGTTCCAGAAAAAGAGTGGACTCACGCATTTCCTAAAAGGTGTTGCAGATGAAGGCGGAGTGGAAGTCCTCTCTGGTCAAGACTCCTACATGTTACATTCCTATGCGATTGCCAATTGTTTGGTCTGTATCCCAGAAGATAAAGAAATGGTCAACCCCGGAGAACTTGTCAATGTTAGGATCATTTAG
- the moaA gene encoding GTP 3',8-cyclase MoaA: protein MDTNLLVDKFGRKHNYLRVSLTEACNFRCQYCVADFGDILKPSASQMKAEEIEEIVKIFVEFGVDRLRFTGGEPLVRKDAMDIFYRVGRLPLSLAITTNGFFLNKYLNCFEEIGLKAINVSLDTLDPSKFKRITRVDAFEKVKDNLDALLERNFNVKLNMVVMNGINETEISDFVEWTRHKAFHIRFIEFMPFKGNDWEKTKVFSYHDMMEQITEKYDVIKIQDKPHDTDKKYQVKDFKGTFGIISTVTAPFCSDCNRLRLTADGKMKNCLFSQSETDLLSVYRTGGDIRPLILQTVEAKFASFGGQELGSKMNNRSMISIGG from the coding sequence ATGGATACAAATCTTCTTGTTGACAAGTTTGGGCGCAAACATAATTACCTCCGAGTATCGCTTACGGAGGCATGCAACTTTCGTTGTCAATATTGCGTAGCAGATTTTGGAGATATTCTTAAACCTTCAGCATCTCAGATGAAGGCTGAAGAGATCGAAGAGATCGTAAAAATCTTTGTGGAGTTTGGCGTTGATCGCCTAAGATTCACAGGGGGAGAACCTCTTGTTCGAAAAGATGCCATGGACATTTTTTACCGAGTTGGGCGTCTTCCCTTGAGCCTGGCAATTACAACAAACGGCTTCTTCTTAAATAAATATTTAAATTGCTTCGAAGAAATAGGATTGAAAGCGATCAATGTTAGCTTGGATACATTAGATCCCAGCAAGTTTAAAAGGATCACACGTGTTGACGCTTTTGAGAAAGTCAAAGACAACCTAGATGCTCTCCTCGAGCGCAACTTTAATGTAAAATTAAACATGGTAGTGATGAATGGAATAAATGAAACGGAGATCTCTGATTTTGTGGAGTGGACTCGCCATAAAGCATTTCACATCCGTTTTATTGAGTTCATGCCATTCAAAGGGAATGATTGGGAAAAAACCAAGGTATTCAGTTATCACGATATGATGGAACAAATCACTGAGAAATACGACGTTATAAAAATTCAAGACAAACCTCATGACACGGATAAAAAATACCAAGTCAAGGATTTCAAGGGTACCTTTGGAATCATCAGCACTGTAACAGCACCATTTTGTAGCGATTGTAATCGCTTAAGGCTAACGGCTGATGGAAAGATGAAAAACTGTCTTTTCTCTCAATCAGAAACTGATCTCCTCTCCGTCTATCGCACAGGAGGAGATATTCGCCCTCTCATTTTACAAACCGTAGAAGCTAAATTTGCCAGCTTCGGAGGACAGGAGTTAGGTTCGAAAATGAATAATCGCAGCATGATTTCCATTGGAGGTTAG
- a CDS encoding ABC transporter ATP-binding protein/permease — MLIAPILGAFYDFANSYAIKLVVDAFSIEHQITYQALVWPIAIFVGAQIFIDVLWRIADFMEWRTEPYVRQSILNIVYDYVQHNPYHFFQNTHSGSITSKIKGILDGYDNFWAALHHEFTPKVASTIVLTAVLAIVNVKVCLFVAVWGLCFFLIMYRLSMTMDKLSFANANDRHTIFGLIADNIANIFTIFSFATRKTELKRLNHLIESDFIPSNVRMSKFNLSANVIAAFMYWFILISLFIFMIHLRQTGQASSGDLVFVMAISTKMSSDLWQMIQRMQKFMKNIGDFKSAFELLKTPQEETELLVSDDIKILRPSIVFDNVTFSYDSGRPIFNGLSLNIKPGEKVGLVGVSGAGKSTLVSLLLKYFSIQHGQILIDSQDTSKYSANTIREHVAVIPQDIMLFHRSILDNILYGNLEASKDQVKNAAKMANIHDFIMSLPEQYDSLVGERGVKLSGGQRQRIAIARAILKNAPILVLDEATSSLDTEAEQLIQASLNTLLNTSNITVLAIAHRLSTLKHMDRIIVLEHGKIVEEGTHNALIGRNSIYKKIWELQKI; from the coding sequence ATGCTAATCGCCCCAATCCTAGGTGCTTTCTATGACTTTGCGAATAGCTATGCCATTAAGCTCGTGGTTGATGCTTTTTCCATTGAACATCAAATAACCTATCAAGCTTTAGTTTGGCCTATTGCGATCTTTGTTGGGGCACAAATTTTCATAGATGTTTTATGGCGTATTGCTGATTTTATGGAATGGCGAACGGAACCATATGTTCGACAATCTATCTTGAATATTGTGTACGACTACGTCCAGCACAATCCCTATCATTTCTTTCAAAATACCCATTCTGGCTCTATCACCAGCAAAATTAAAGGGATCTTAGATGGTTATGATAATTTTTGGGCAGCGTTACATCATGAGTTTACACCAAAAGTAGCGAGTACAATCGTGCTCACAGCTGTGCTTGCGATTGTTAATGTCAAAGTCTGTCTTTTTGTTGCCGTTTGGGGGCTCTGTTTTTTCCTCATTATGTATCGACTTTCGATGACTATGGACAAGCTCTCCTTTGCTAATGCGAATGATCGGCATACCATCTTTGGTTTGATTGCAGATAATATTGCAAATATCTTTACGATCTTTTCTTTTGCAACTCGGAAAACAGAACTGAAACGATTAAATCATCTCATTGAAAGTGACTTTATCCCCTCTAACGTTAGAATGAGCAAATTCAACCTGTCTGCCAACGTCATAGCAGCATTTATGTATTGGTTTATCCTCATTTCATTATTCATCTTTATGATTCATTTAAGACAAACTGGGCAAGCTTCCAGCGGTGACTTGGTCTTTGTGATGGCGATTAGCACAAAAATGAGCAGTGATCTCTGGCAGATGATCCAAAGAATGCAAAAGTTCATGAAAAACATTGGGGATTTTAAAAGTGCTTTTGAACTCTTAAAGACGCCTCAAGAGGAAACAGAGCTATTGGTTTCTGATGATATCAAGATACTGAGGCCAAGCATCGTTTTTGACAATGTTACTTTTTCTTATGATTCAGGACGACCAATTTTTAATGGGCTATCCTTGAATATTAAACCAGGGGAGAAGGTTGGACTCGTCGGCGTTTCTGGTGCTGGAAAATCCACCTTAGTTTCCTTGTTGCTCAAATATTTTAGCATACAGCATGGACAAATTCTAATCGACAGCCAAGACACGTCAAAATATTCAGCAAATACCATTCGGGAACACGTAGCGGTCATTCCACAAGACATCATGTTGTTTCACCGTAGTATTCTCGATAACATCCTTTATGGAAATCTTGAGGCTTCCAAAGATCAAGTAAAAAACGCTGCCAAAATGGCCAATATCCATGATTTTATCATGAGTTTACCGGAGCAATATGATAGTTTGGTTGGAGAACGTGGCGTAAAATTAAGCGGGGGACAACGGCAGCGCATTGCCATTGCACGGGCTATCTTGAAGAATGCACCAATTTTGGTTCTAGATGAAGCTACTTCCAGTCTCGATACCGAAGCGGAACAGCTGATTCAAGCCAGTCTTAATACATTGCTAAACACCTCTAATATTACCGTATTAGCTATTGCCCATCGGCTATCGACCTTAAAGCATATGGACAGAATTATCGTACTGGAACACGGTAAAATTGTTGAAGAAGGCACCCACAATGCCCTAATTGGGCGCAACAGCATTTATAAAAAAATATGGGAATTGCAAAAAATTTAA
- a CDS encoding sel1 repeat family protein produces MFVRSQKKDTQDFFTLGVKHNKDNAGSKDQKKSVKYSRLPTEQEDIKNQSNLECGNYYCEDIRQNKAEAMKRLTKAADQGDANAQFHIGVCYYYGDEIRQDKAEAVKWFRKSADQEYASAQFNLGIFYAKGEGVSQDKAEAVKWLRKAADQGHVKAQCNLGCRYYHGEGIRQDKAEAMKWYKKAADQGAPEGQFHIGVCYYNGEGTHQDKAEAVKWYRKAADQGHKTAIQTLKILKM; encoded by the coding sequence ATGTTTGTGCGTTCGCAAAAAAAAGATACCCAAGATTTTTTTACGCTTGGGGTAAAACACAATAAAGATAATGCTGGTTCCAAAGATCAGAAGAAATCGGTAAAGTATTCTCGCTTACCCACTGAACAGGAAGATATAAAAAATCAATCTAATCTTGAGTGTGGTAATTACTACTGTGAGGATATTCGTCAAAATAAAGCAGAAGCTATGAAAAGATTAACAAAAGCGGCTGATCAAGGAGATGCAAACGCTCAATTTCATATTGGAGTTTGTTATTATTATGGGGATGAGATTCGTCAAGATAAAGCAGAAGCTGTAAAATGGTTTAGAAAGTCCGCAGATCAAGAATATGCATCTGCTCAATTTAATCTTGGAATTTTTTATGCTAAAGGCGAAGGAGTTTCTCAGGATAAAGCAGAAGCTGTAAAGTGGTTAAGAAAGGCCGCTGATCAAGGGCATGTAAAAGCTCAATGTAACCTTGGGTGTCGTTATTACCACGGTGAGGGGATTCGTCAAGATAAAGCAGAAGCTATGAAATGGTACAAGAAAGCAGCCGATCAAGGAGCTCCAGAGGGTCAGTTTCATATTGGAGTTTGTTACTATAACGGTGAGGGAACTCACCAAGATAAAGCAGAAGCTGTGAAATGGTACAGAAAAGCTGCTGATCAAGGCCACAAAACCGCTATACAGACCCTTAAGATATTAAAGATGTGA